In candidate division TA06 bacterium, the following are encoded in one genomic region:
- a CDS encoding leucyl aminopeptidase: MEMLESAGGALRWVLKLKAGESLLVVTDEARLPIGEAFRDAAKEMGALAEIYVLPENERPLSEIPSDLSGLLKDRSVFINTLTSFAEETPFRIKLIKAGIAVGARVGHGPGITEGMMIEGPMSVNYPEVAGVGRRLMAAFDNANKVHLTAPGGTDVTFSIAGRPFETDLEITPGHMGNLPPGEVWCAPVEDSADGVIVSDGSIGDLGQVPSAVTIEVEGGRATAFSCDQSPFLEKIKELTSVDDMASVIGEFGIGVNPRARITGNLLEDEKAGKTAHIAFGNNETMPGGKNKSKTHRDFLFHKPTIEVTYADGSKNTVMKQGDVVV, translated from the coding sequence ATGGAAATGCTTGAAAGTGCAGGCGGTGCTCTTCGTTGGGTTCTGAAACTGAAAGCAGGTGAGAGCCTTTTGGTGGTAACAGATGAGGCGCGTCTGCCCATAGGTGAGGCATTCCGTGATGCGGCAAAAGAGATGGGTGCCTTAGCTGAGATTTATGTTCTTCCTGAGAATGAGCGTCCGCTCTCAGAGATACCCAGTGATCTTTCGGGTCTTCTGAAAGACAGAAGCGTCTTCATCAATACCCTTACTAGTTTTGCCGAGGAGACGCCTTTCAGAATCAAACTGATCAAGGCCGGGATTGCAGTGGGTGCGCGGGTCGGTCACGGCCCAGGTATCACAGAGGGTATGATGATAGAAGGCCCCATGTCTGTGAACTACCCGGAGGTGGCCGGGGTTGGAAGGCGGCTCATGGCGGCGTTCGATAACGCGAACAAAGTCCATCTTACTGCTCCTGGTGGAACAGATGTGACATTCAGCATCGCGGGGAGACCTTTTGAGACAGATCTTGAAATAACTCCTGGTCACATGGGGAATCTTCCACCGGGTGAAGTTTGGTGTGCTCCTGTCGAGGACAGTGCGGATGGCGTGATTGTGAGTGACGGGTCCATCGGCGATTTGGGTCAGGTGCCTTCAGCGGTCACCATTGAGGTTGAAGGAGGGAGAGCAACAGCCTTTTCTTGTGATCAATCGCCATTCTTGGAGAAGATAAAAGAACTGACATCAGTTGATGATATGGCTTCGGTCATCGGGGAATTCGGGATAGGCGTCAATCCGAGGGCAAGAATAACAGGGAACCTTCTTGAGGATGAAAAGGCAGGCAAGACGGCACATATTGCGTTCGGCAATAATGAGACCATGCCCGGAGGGAAGAACAAGTCCAAAACCCATAGAGACTTTCTCTTTCACAAGCCGACTATAGAGGTTACATATGCAGATGGTTCCAAGAATACAGTCATGAAACAGGGTGATGTGGTGGTATAG
- a CDS encoding GIY-YIG nuclease family protein encodes MWYVYIVQCNDSSLYTGITSDVKRRVEEHNKGRGGGYTNSRRPVRLVYTEQCKNRSEALKRERQINHLPRAKKLTLISDTRN; translated from the coding sequence GTGTGGTACGTCTATATCGTCCAATGCAACGATTCATCTCTCTACACGGGAATCACATCGGATGTGAAGAGACGGGTCGAAGAACACAACAAGGGCAGGGGCGGAGGGTACACGAACTCGCGCCGCCCCGTCAGGCTGGTATACACGGAGCAATGCAAAAACAGGTCTGAAGCCCTAAAGCGCGAACGCCAAATCAACCACCTCCCCCGCGCCAAAAAACTCACCCTCATATCTGACACCCGAAATTGA
- a CDS encoding radical SAM protein produces the protein MRFKGMIIRPPSEADSYLLQITYGCSHNKCTFCPTYLDKKFGVRPPEEVFEDIELASNSYPQTRRVFLCDGNALVLQNRRLMPILERIYTAFPSLQRVGIYANARDILRKSMEELEELREKKLDLIYMGLESGSDEVLRKVKKGSTVREIIDSVKKARRAGIKVSVIGLLGLGGKTLSHEHAVKTGKAVSEMDPLYFSLLSLMLVPGTELHTEWERGEFEMPEPIELLQEMKIIIDNLEGLSGCIFRTNHASNYLPLAGRLPRDREKLLATIDSAVSQGESALRPESWRAL, from the coding sequence GTGAGATTCAAGGGAATGATAATAAGACCTCCAAGTGAGGCTGATAGCTACCTCCTTCAAATAACCTACGGATGTTCGCACAACAAGTGCACATTCTGTCCTACGTACCTGGACAAAAAGTTTGGCGTCAGGCCACCAGAGGAGGTCTTTGAGGATATTGAGCTTGCCTCCAATAGTTACCCTCAAACTCGACGGGTCTTTCTTTGCGATGGAAACGCTCTTGTACTCCAGAACAGACGGCTCATGCCAATACTCGAAAGAATCTACACAGCATTTCCCAGTCTGCAAAGGGTGGGCATCTATGCCAATGCGCGTGATATATTGAGAAAGAGCATGGAGGAACTGGAGGAACTCAGGGAGAAGAAGCTTGACCTGATATACATGGGGCTTGAGAGTGGTAGCGATGAGGTTCTTCGGAAGGTGAAGAAGGGTTCGACTGTCAGGGAGATCATAGACTCCGTGAAAAAAGCGAGGCGCGCCGGAATAAAGGTTTCGGTCATAGGCTTGTTGGGTCTGGGGGGAAAGACACTATCACACGAACACGCAGTCAAGACAGGAAAAGCGGTGAGTGAGATGGATCCACTCTACTTCTCCTTGCTGTCGTTAATGCTTGTGCCTGGAACTGAGCTCCACACCGAGTGGGAGAGGGGTGAGTTTGAGATGCCAGAACCCATAGAGCTCCTGCAGGAGATGAAGATAATAATTGATAACCTTGAGGGTTTGAGCGGGTGCATCTTCAGAACGAATCATGCTTCCAACTACCTACCCCTGGCCGGAAGGCTTCCTCGGGACAGAGAGAAACTGCTTGCTACGATTGATAGTGCGGTTTCCCAGGGAGAATCGGCTCTGAGGCCGGAAAGCTGGCGAGCACTTTGA
- a CDS encoding NUDIX domain-containing protein codes for MAQIDQAIDVIVRGVLVSGNHILLAHAIGKANTFLPGGHITKGEPARDALIREIKEETDLDAEVERYLGTIEHAWDEAGGISHEINLVFSISVSDIDHRLPVPSKESKLEFIWYPLERLGDSKLEPSSLRLLLPGWLSSKKEHCWASTME; via the coding sequence TTGGCCCAGATTGACCAGGCAATAGATGTAATAGTAAGAGGCGTACTGGTGTCAGGCAATCACATCCTTCTTGCACACGCCATAGGAAAAGCCAACACATTCCTGCCAGGAGGCCACATCACAAAAGGGGAGCCAGCCAGAGACGCACTCATTCGTGAGATCAAGGAAGAGACGGATCTGGATGCAGAAGTAGAGAGATATCTTGGCACCATTGAACACGCATGGGACGAAGCCGGTGGAATTAGCCACGAGATCAATCTTGTTTTTTCTATCTCAGTTTCTGATATTGACCACAGGCTTCCTGTGCCTTCAAAGGAGAGCAAACTCGAATTCATCTGGTACCCTCTTGAGCGGTTAGGCGATTCAAAGCTTGAGCCTTCATCACTCCGATTGTTACTGCCGGGATGGCTATCCTCAAAAAAAGAGCACTGTTGGGCATCCACCATGGAATAA
- a CDS encoding GYD domain-containing protein, whose amino-acid sequence MGIYVILSRLSPEAFSDPNDFRQMATLVSEKIKKECPGLEWKASFATLGRYDVVDIVEAQDHEQVEKAAMVIRAYGHSTTETLVATPWEDFLKAL is encoded by the coding sequence ATGGGGATATATGTTATCCTTAGTCGGCTTTCGCCTGAAGCGTTCTCTGATCCCAACGACTTCAGACAGATGGCCACTTTGGTGTCTGAAAAGATCAAAAAGGAATGTCCCGGTCTGGAATGGAAGGCCAGTTTCGCGACTCTCGGACGCTACGATGTAGTTGACATTGTGGAAGCTCAAGATCACGAGCAGGTAGAAAAAGCAGCCATGGTTATACGCGCCTATGGACATTCGACGACCGAGACTCTGGTTGCGACGCCGTGGGAAGATTTCCTTAAGGCGCTTTAG
- a CDS encoding HAD family hydrolase, translating to MRIEMLVLFDIDGTLLRRVPPEESGRKVSVKEEAFMHTLRRLWSVDEGFYTSVVGSNLEGMTDLTIMEKLAGGLGVAADQVRSRTEEVKKVLIEEFEKLVKKYAPTNEYVILPGVRELLEELKARQAKLGLATGNLEHFAMYKMRLMKLDQYFTLGAFGDHSFERREIVKKALREGAQEKSFLVGDTPADIEAGHSCNIGVIAVVTGKHSLQELEACSPELLVKSLTERDRILRYLGF from the coding sequence ATGAGGATTGAGATGCTTGTTCTATTTGACATAGATGGCACACTGTTGAGAAGAGTTCCTCCCGAGGAAAGTGGCCGTAAGGTCTCGGTGAAGGAGGAGGCCTTCATGCATACGCTGAGGAGATTATGGTCTGTGGATGAAGGGTTCTATACCAGTGTCGTAGGAAGCAACCTCGAAGGAATGACCGACCTGACCATAATGGAGAAGCTGGCCGGAGGACTGGGGGTTGCGGCTGATCAAGTTCGCAGCCGCACCGAAGAGGTGAAAAAGGTCTTGATAGAAGAATTTGAAAAACTTGTGAAGAAATATGCTCCAACCAATGAGTATGTGATTCTGCCCGGAGTAAGGGAGTTGCTTGAAGAACTCAAGGCCCGACAGGCAAAACTTGGGCTGGCAACGGGCAATCTTGAGCACTTCGCGATGTATAAGATGAGGCTCATGAAGCTGGATCAGTATTTCACTCTGGGAGCCTTCGGGGATCACAGCTTTGAGAGAAGAGAGATTGTGAAGAAGGCTTTGAGAGAAGGTGCCCAGGAGAAATCGTTTCTCGTTGGGGATACCCCGGCTGATATTGAGGCAGGCCATTCCTGCAATATTGGTGTGATAGCGGTGGTCACAGGTAAGCACAGTCTGCAAGAGTTGGAAGCTTGCTCACCAGAACTGCTAGTCAAATCCCTGACCGAAAGAGACCGGATCTTGAGATACCTGGGTTTCTAG
- a CDS encoding DUF664 domain-containing protein, which produces MDEKIMSSEKEELMHEWKDLAYFLYGRGFWYADPLREIDGLSEEQLFWVPEPNSLCILWHVGHIAHRERSHIGMFLQSLEPTIIPEQFEVFGPEWCATEKIRQSMGSVQDVLDWVKDVRERSHEYIGALTDEDFHKVPSTSDQRLSVAHWLFITTAHTALHIGRIQLLRALIEGKHERAC; this is translated from the coding sequence ATGGATGAGAAGATAATGAGCAGCGAGAAGGAGGAACTCATGCACGAATGGAAAGATCTTGCCTACTTTCTCTATGGCAGAGGCTTCTGGTATGCAGACCCGCTCAGGGAGATTGACGGACTTTCCGAGGAACAACTCTTCTGGGTTCCAGAACCAAACAGCCTTTGCATTCTCTGGCACGTGGGACACATTGCGCACAGAGAACGATCGCACATAGGAATGTTTCTTCAGAGCCTTGAACCTACAATAATTCCCGAACAGTTCGAGGTCTTCGGTCCAGAGTGGTGCGCCACTGAAAAGATCCGCCAGTCGATGGGTTCTGTGCAGGATGTTCTCGACTGGGTCAAGGACGTGCGCGAAAGAAGTCACGAGTACATCGGGGCACTTACTGACGAAGATTTTCACAAGGTGCCATCTACTTCAGATCAGCGCCTGAGCGTGGCTCACTGGCTTTTCATCACCACGGCGCATACGGCGCTGCACATCGGACGGATTCAGCTTCTGCGTGCTCTCATTGAAGGCAAACACGAAAGGGCATGCTAG
- a CDS encoding zinc-binding alcohol dehydrogenase family protein encodes MKAMVLNTPGPIEENPLRLEDVERPKPGKGEILIRLKACGICHTDLHTLEGELDLPRLPLIPGHQIVGLVEGLGPETSTFKKGDRVGVPWLSCTCGECDYCKRGLENLCVNAQFTGYHVDGGYAEYAVAKEAFAYPIPKSFSDTAAAPLLCAGIIGFRALRLSEVKPGQRLGLYGFGASAHVTIQIARHWGCEVSVFTRSKEHRDLATELGAAWVGKAEDNPPDSIQSAIIFAPAGHLVLDALRVMDKGATLALAGIYMTPIPETDYKLLYDERTIRSVTASTREDARELLRYAGEIPIRTEVQSFPLEDANKALQMLKRSEIKGAGVLEIGPD; translated from the coding sequence ATGAAGGCGATGGTGCTGAACACGCCTGGGCCGATCGAAGAGAATCCACTCAGACTTGAGGATGTTGAAAGACCAAAGCCTGGCAAGGGGGAGATACTCATAAGATTAAAGGCATGTGGAATATGCCATACCGACCTTCATACCTTAGAAGGGGAACTTGATCTACCCAGACTCCCTCTCATACCGGGGCACCAAATTGTGGGACTGGTGGAAGGCCTCGGGCCCGAAACCTCGACCTTCAAGAAGGGAGACAGAGTGGGAGTACCCTGGCTCTCCTGCACTTGCGGAGAGTGCGACTACTGCAAAAGGGGGCTGGAGAATCTCTGCGTGAATGCCCAGTTTACTGGATACCACGTGGACGGCGGCTATGCTGAATATGCAGTGGCTAAGGAAGCCTTCGCATACCCAATACCAAAAAGTTTTAGTGACACTGCCGCGGCTCCTCTTCTCTGTGCCGGAATCATTGGATTTAGAGCATTGAGACTGAGTGAGGTCAAACCCGGACAGAGGTTAGGACTCTATGGTTTCGGTGCTTCCGCACATGTCACAATCCAGATCGCCCGCCATTGGGGATGCGAAGTCTCTGTGTTCACTCGAAGCAAGGAGCATCGAGATCTTGCCACTGAGCTAGGGGCAGCATGGGTGGGGAAGGCAGAGGACAATCCCCCTGACAGTATCCAGAGTGCAATCATATTTGCGCCTGCAGGACATCTCGTGCTGGACGCGCTCAGAGTCATGGACAAGGGTGCCACCCTTGCTCTCGCAGGAATATACATGACTCCAATACCTGAAACTGACTACAAACTTCTTTACGATGAGCGTACCATACGCAGCGTCACCGCAAGCACAAGGGAGGATGCGCGCGAACTTCTTCGGTACGCAGGCGAAATACCGATCAGAACGGAGGTGCAGAGTTTTCCTCTGGAGGATGCAAATAAAGCGCTTCAGATGCTGAAGCGGAGCGAGATAAAAGGAGCAGGAGTACTGGAAATTGGCCCAGATTGA